A stretch of the Luteimonas sp. JM171 genome encodes the following:
- a CDS encoding undecaprenyl-diphosphate phosphatase encodes MSDLLAALLLGIIEGLTEFLPVSSTGHLLIAQHWLGARSDFFNIVIQAGAILAITLVFRQRIVALATGLDKPENRDYVIKLVAAFAVTAAVGLPVRLAGWELPETVTPIAWALVVGGVWMILAERIAERRGDRTDVTWTVAILVGLAQVVAGVFPGTSRSAAAIFMAMLAGLTRRAAATEFVFLVGIPTMFAASGYAFLELWLEGGLGGEAWGEVALAFAAATATGFVVVRWLLGYIRRHRYTGFAVYRILLGTALLLLIPNGS; translated from the coding sequence GTGTCCGACCTGCTTGCCGCCCTGCTGCTGGGCATCATCGAGGGCCTCACCGAGTTCCTGCCGGTCTCAAGCACCGGCCACCTGCTGATCGCCCAGCACTGGCTCGGGGCGCGCTCGGATTTCTTCAACATCGTGATCCAGGCCGGCGCGATCCTGGCCATCACCCTGGTGTTCCGGCAGCGGATCGTGGCCTTGGCGACCGGCCTGGACAAGCCGGAAAACCGCGACTACGTGATCAAGCTGGTGGCGGCGTTCGCGGTGACCGCGGCAGTCGGCCTGCCGGTGCGGCTGGCGGGCTGGGAGCTGCCCGAGACGGTGACGCCGATCGCCTGGGCACTGGTGGTCGGCGGGGTGTGGATGATCCTGGCCGAACGCATCGCCGAGCGCCGCGGCGATCGCACCGACGTGACCTGGACGGTGGCGATCCTGGTGGGCCTGGCGCAGGTGGTTGCAGGCGTGTTCCCGGGCACGTCGCGCTCGGCGGCCGCGATCTTCATGGCGATGCTGGCCGGGCTCACCCGGCGCGCGGCGGCCACGGAGTTCGTGTTCCTGGTCGGGATCCCGACCATGTTTGCCGCCAGCGGCTATGCGTTCCTTGAACTGTGGCTGGAAGGCGGCCTTGGCGGCGAGGCCTGGGGCGAGGTGGCGCTGGCCTTCGCCGCCGCCACCGCCACCGGGTTCGTGGTGGTCCGCTGGCTGCTGGGCTACATCCGGCGCCACCGCTATACCGGCTTCGCCGTCTACCGCATCCTCCTGGGCACCGCGCTGCTGCTGCTCATCCCGAACGGAAGTTGA
- the glnA gene encoding type I glutamate--ammonia ligase encodes MSIENVEKLIQDHRIEFIDLRFTDMRGMQHHITYPASIVEPGLFEDGVMFDGSSVPGWKGIAESDMVLLPDENTAYLDPFPTHPTLVLVCDVLDPSTMQGYARDPRGIAHRAEAFLKSSGIADQAFFGPEPEFFIFDSVRYGVEMGHTFFHVDSEEAAWNSSREYPGGNSGWRPAVKGGYLPTPPVDSLHDLRAEMCKVLEQIGIHVEVHHHEVATAGQCEIGTRFNSLVKKADELQAMKNVIRNVAFRHGKTATFMPKPLVGDNGSGMHVHQSLARGGENLFSGDGYGGLSQTALWYIGGVFKHARAINAFANASTNSYKRLVPGFEAPVMLAYSARNRSASCRIPYVANPKARRVELRFPDPVQSGYLTFTALLMAGLDGIRNQIDPGGPSDKDLYDLPPEEEKLIPTVCASLDEALRALDADREFLKAGGVMSDDFIDAYIQMKMKEVTAYRAATHPLEYQMYYAG; translated from the coding sequence ATGTCCATCGAAAACGTTGAGAAGCTGATCCAGGACCACCGCATCGAGTTCATTGACCTGCGCTTCACCGACATGCGCGGGATGCAGCACCACATCACCTACCCGGCCTCGATTGTCGAGCCGGGGCTGTTTGAGGACGGGGTGATGTTCGACGGGTCTTCGGTGCCGGGCTGGAAGGGCATCGCCGAATCGGACATGGTGCTGCTGCCCGACGAGAACACCGCGTACCTCGATCCCTTCCCCACCCATCCCACCCTGGTGCTGGTGTGCGACGTGCTGGATCCGTCCACCATGCAGGGCTACGCGCGCGACCCGCGCGGCATCGCCCACCGCGCCGAGGCGTTCCTGAAGTCATCGGGCATCGCCGACCAGGCCTTCTTCGGCCCCGAGCCAGAGTTCTTCATTTTCGATTCCGTGCGCTACGGCGTGGAGATGGGCCACACCTTCTTCCACGTGGATTCGGAAGAGGCCGCGTGGAACTCCTCGCGTGAATACCCCGGCGGCAACAGCGGCTGGCGCCCGGCCGTGAAGGGCGGCTACCTGCCGACCCCGCCGGTGGATTCGCTGCACGACCTGCGCGCGGAGATGTGCAAGGTGCTCGAGCAGATCGGCATCCACGTGGAGGTGCACCACCACGAGGTCGCCACCGCCGGCCAGTGCGAGATCGGCACCCGCTTCAACTCGCTGGTGAAGAAGGCCGACGAGCTGCAGGCGATGAAGAACGTGATCCGCAACGTCGCCTTCCGCCACGGCAAGACCGCCACCTTCATGCCCAAGCCGCTGGTGGGCGACAACGGCAGCGGCATGCACGTGCACCAGTCGCTGGCCAGGGGCGGCGAGAACCTGTTCTCCGGCGACGGCTACGGTGGCCTGAGCCAGACCGCGCTGTGGTACATCGGCGGGGTGTTCAAGCATGCCCGCGCCATCAACGCCTTCGCCAACGCTTCCACCAACAGCTACAAGCGGCTGGTGCCGGGCTTCGAGGCGCCCGTCATGCTGGCGTACTCGGCCCGCAACCGCTCGGCCAGTTGCCGGATCCCGTACGTGGCCAACCCCAAGGCGCGGCGCGTGGAGCTGCGCTTCCCCGATCCCGTCCAGTCCGGCTACCTCACCTTCACCGCGCTGCTGATGGCGGGCCTGGACGGCATCCGCAACCAGATCGACCCGGGCGGCCCCAGCGACAAGGACCTCTACGACCTGCCGCCGGAAGAGGAGAAGCTGATCCCCACCGTGTGCGCCTCGCTGGATGAAGCGCTGCGCGCGCTCGACGCCGACCGCGAGTTCCTCAAGGCCGGCGGGGTGATGAGCGACGACTTCATCGACGCCTACATCCAGATGAAGATGAAGGAGGTCACCGCCTACCGCGCCGCCACCCACCCGCTGGAATACCAGATGTATTACGCCGGCTGA
- a CDS encoding YbhB/YbcL family Raf kinase inhibitor-like protein — protein MRIRSDSFDHGGTFPDEFAMGVPDGFGANRNPHLAWDEAPEDTRSFVLMCVDPDVPTVAGMVGKEGVEIPVHQPRTEFIHWVMVDIPADVREIAEGAASDGISKGGKRDPAGPAGARQGLNDYTGWFQGDPEMGGDWLGYDGPYPPGNDLRMHRYFFRVFALDVERLELPERFTAADAHRAMHGHVLAEAATYANYSLNEKVRATG, from the coding sequence ATGCGCATCCGCAGCGACAGTTTCGACCACGGCGGCACGTTCCCGGACGAATTCGCAATGGGCGTCCCGGACGGGTTCGGCGCCAACCGCAATCCGCACCTGGCCTGGGACGAGGCGCCGGAAGACACCCGCTCGTTCGTGCTGATGTGCGTGGACCCGGACGTGCCGACGGTGGCCGGGATGGTGGGCAAGGAGGGCGTGGAGATCCCCGTCCACCAGCCGCGCACGGAGTTCATCCACTGGGTGATGGTGGACATCCCGGCGGACGTGCGCGAAATCGCCGAAGGTGCGGCCAGCGACGGCATCAGCAAGGGCGGCAAGCGCGACCCGGCCGGCCCGGCCGGCGCGCGCCAGGGCCTGAATGACTACACCGGCTGGTTCCAGGGCGATCCGGAGATGGGCGGCGACTGGCTCGGTTACGACGGCCCCTATCCGCCGGGCAACGACCTGCGCATGCACCGCTATTTCTTCAGGGTGTTCGCCCTGGACGTGGAGCGGCTGGAGCTGCCGGAGCGCTTCACCGCCGCCGATGCGCACCGTGCCATGCACGGCCACGTGCTGGCCGAGGCAGCCACGTACGCCAACTACAGCCTCAACGAAAAGGTCCGCGCCACCGGCTGA
- a CDS encoding META and DUF4377 domain-containing protein has product MIRCLPLLVLALAACTPIQPPADDPEHSAAAADAASAPASAPATAAGRLDAWHWRLSGAVDAGGSRIEALFANPDQPLQLDFSEGRLSVSGGCNRIGGDYEDEGGALRVGTLVQTQMACPQPLMDQDTAIAGLLEGELALATEDSDPPRLELTAADGSRLSFTGAPTADTRFGGPGERMFLEVAPQRVECHHPLIADMQCLRVREVSYDGDGLRSGEPGEWQVLYEGIEGFEHQPGVRNVLRVYRYTRDPVPADASSTVYVHDMTVESALE; this is encoded by the coding sequence ATGATCCGCTGCCTGCCGCTGCTGGTCCTGGCGCTCGCCGCCTGCACCCCCATCCAGCCTCCGGCCGACGATCCGGAGCACAGTGCCGCCGCCGCGGATGCCGCGTCCGCGCCTGCATCGGCGCCAGCGACCGCTGCCGGCCGGCTGGACGCCTGGCACTGGCGCCTCAGCGGGGCGGTCGACGCCGGGGGCAGCCGCATCGAGGCCCTGTTCGCCAACCCCGACCAGCCGCTGCAGCTCGATTTCAGCGAAGGACGGCTGTCGGTGTCCGGGGGCTGCAACCGGATCGGCGGCGACTACGAGGACGAGGGCGGCGCGCTGCGCGTGGGCACGCTGGTGCAGACCCAGATGGCCTGCCCGCAGCCGCTGATGGACCAGGACACCGCGATTGCCGGGCTGCTGGAGGGCGAGCTCGCGCTGGCGACGGAGGATTCGGATCCGCCGCGGCTGGAACTCACCGCAGCCGACGGATCGCGGCTTTCCTTCACCGGCGCGCCGACCGCCGACACCCGCTTCGGCGGCCCCGGCGAGCGCATGTTCCTGGAGGTCGCCCCGCAGCGCGTGGAGTGCCACCACCCGCTGATCGCGGACATGCAGTGCCTGCGGGTGCGCGAGGTGTCCTACGACGGGGACGGCCTGAGGAGCGGCGAGCCCGGCGAGTGGCAGGTGCTGTACGAGGGCATCGAGGGCTTCGAGCACCAGCCCGGGGTGCGCAACGTGCTGCGGGTGTACCGCTACACCCGCGACCCGGTCCCGGCCGACGCCTCGTCCACCGTGTACGTGCACGACATGACAGTGGAATCGGCGCTGGAGTGA
- a CDS encoding EAL domain-containing protein, giving the protein MLATTAMQCDAGAVQWHQRLLLADGVAGLAAAAEALGTVHAGVEDAWLACMPGAATAPQGLRRLKAGSAQARLCARAAGSARAVADAGTGLLCVPLAGGRAALLARPAAGVPLAGLADRLEPELAALDRQLGRELDLARLTAEVGRLQHSERLQRALFAISELAVSSRGMQEVLRGIHDIVGGLMYAENFYIALRDPVDDSIELLYFADVKDPAPFQGRLPLARFRHSYTWHVLQGRRALRGPPARLATLVDGPLQGVGTDALDWLGVPILRDGETLGAIVVQSYTPEVGFDAGDQALLEFVASHILTALELKRSNQTLERSVQARTRELAELNRALKQEIVERERAERLQAALYQIAQLAVSDTGSDQFYARIHRIVGTLINADNFFIALLSDDGQRLAFPYYVDTRYRHAREGRPLGRGLTELVLRRGEPVLCDRPGLRELERRGEIGAPGSGMPRCRCWLGVPLGSGSRVIGVVAVQSYTSEEQYTAADQELLSFVASQIATSLLRLRAADVLQQGYAQLEERVAERTAELRRQIQERERIQQRLRHEVMHDALTGLPNRGHLHRRINEALLQVHARPGRLCALLYLDVDRFKVINDSVGHLAGDEFLREIARRLSTCVREPDLVARLGGDEFVILLQQVSLDACGRPSEAIAVARRVIEALGRPLTVGGHTLEPSASIGIAVADTRYRQTDDLVRDADLALYQAKAQGGRRWEVFDDSRPRAAVDALAVEADLRLALKRDELEPYFQPIVRLSDGVVVGHEALMRWNHPRRGVLRPADFIAVAQDSGIIESLDWRIFKRAFTAAARTGGGTYLSINVSPRHLLREDFATRLLDLLERTGLDPARLLIEVTEDTLLDNAERVRAGLRTLLERGVGVALDDFGTGYSSLSYLHTFPLRMLKIDRTFLAALDRQDNSAAIITAMLALARALGMKVVAEGIESPKQRAALVALGCEFGQGHLFGHPEAARPGCPRRPQPA; this is encoded by the coding sequence TGCGGTGCAGTGGCACCAGCGCCTGCTGTTGGCAGATGGCGTCGCCGGGTTGGCCGCGGCCGCCGAGGCCCTGGGCACGGTGCATGCCGGGGTGGAGGACGCGTGGCTGGCTTGCATGCCCGGCGCAGCCACTGCGCCGCAGGGCCTGCGCAGGCTGAAGGCCGGCAGCGCGCAGGCACGCCTGTGCGCCCGGGCGGCCGGTTCCGCGAGGGCCGTGGCCGATGCCGGGACGGGCCTGCTGTGCGTGCCGCTCGCCGGCGGCCGCGCGGCGCTGCTGGCCAGGCCGGCGGCGGGCGTGCCGCTGGCCGGCCTGGCCGACCGGCTCGAACCCGAACTGGCCGCGCTGGACCGGCAGCTGGGCCGGGAACTGGACCTGGCCCGCCTGACGGCCGAGGTCGGCCGGCTGCAGCACTCCGAGCGCCTGCAGCGCGCGCTCTTCGCGATCTCCGAGCTGGCCGTTTCCAGCCGCGGCATGCAGGAGGTGCTGCGCGGCATCCACGACATCGTGGGCGGGCTGATGTATGCGGAAAACTTCTACATCGCGCTGCGTGATCCGGTGGATGACAGCATCGAGCTGCTGTACTTCGCGGACGTGAAGGACCCGGCGCCGTTCCAGGGCCGGCTGCCGCTGGCGCGGTTCCGCCATTCCTACACCTGGCATGTCCTCCAGGGCCGCCGGGCGCTGCGCGGCCCGCCCGCGCGCCTGGCCACGCTGGTGGACGGCCCGCTGCAGGGCGTGGGCACCGACGCGCTCGACTGGCTGGGCGTGCCGATCCTGCGCGACGGCGAGACGCTGGGCGCCATCGTGGTGCAGAGCTACACGCCCGAGGTCGGCTTTGATGCCGGCGACCAGGCGCTGCTGGAGTTCGTGGCCAGCCACATCCTCACGGCGCTCGAGCTCAAGCGCAGCAACCAGACCCTGGAGCGCAGCGTCCAGGCCCGCACCCGCGAACTGGCCGAGCTCAACCGCGCGCTGAAACAGGAGATCGTCGAGCGCGAGCGCGCCGAACGGCTGCAGGCGGCGCTGTACCAGATCGCCCAGCTGGCGGTCAGCGATACCGGCTCCGACCAGTTCTACGCACGCATCCACCGCATCGTCGGCACCCTGATCAACGCAGACAACTTCTTCATCGCGCTGCTGTCCGATGACGGCCAGCGGCTGGCCTTCCCCTACTACGTCGACACCCGCTACCGCCACGCGCGCGAGGGCCGGCCGCTGGGCCGGGGCCTCACCGAGCTGGTGCTGCGACGCGGCGAGCCCGTGCTCTGCGACCGGCCCGGGCTGCGCGAGCTTGAACGCCGGGGCGAGATCGGCGCCCCGGGCAGCGGCATGCCTCGCTGCAGGTGCTGGCTGGGCGTGCCGCTGGGCTCCGGGTCCCGCGTGATCGGGGTGGTGGCGGTGCAGAGCTACACCAGCGAGGAGCAATACACCGCCGCCGACCAGGAGCTGCTCTCCTTCGTGGCGTCACAGATCGCCACCAGCCTGCTGCGCCTGCGCGCGGCCGATGTGCTGCAGCAGGGTTACGCGCAGCTGGAGGAGCGCGTGGCCGAACGCACTGCCGAGCTGCGCCGCCAGATCCAGGAACGCGAGCGCATCCAGCAGCGGCTGCGCCACGAGGTGATGCACGATGCGCTCACCGGGCTCCCCAACCGCGGCCATCTCCACCGCCGCATCAACGAGGCCCTGCTGCAGGTGCACGCCCGCCCGGGCCGCCTGTGCGCGCTGCTGTACCTGGACGTCGACCGCTTCAAGGTCATCAACGACAGCGTCGGCCACCTGGCCGGCGACGAGTTCCTGCGCGAAATCGCCAGGCGCCTGTCCACCTGCGTGCGCGAGCCCGACCTGGTGGCGCGGCTGGGCGGCGACGAGTTCGTGATCCTGCTCCAGCAGGTGTCGCTGGACGCCTGTGGCCGGCCTTCGGAGGCGATCGCGGTGGCGCGGCGGGTCATCGAAGCCCTGGGCCGTCCCCTGACCGTGGGCGGCCACACGCTGGAGCCTTCGGCCAGCATCGGCATCGCGGTCGCCGACACCCGCTACCGGCAAACCGATGACCTGGTGCGCGACGCCGACCTCGCCCTGTACCAGGCAAAGGCGCAGGGCGGCCGGCGCTGGGAGGTGTTCGACGATTCTCGCCCGCGCGCGGCGGTCGATGCGCTTGCCGTGGAGGCGGACCTGCGCCTGGCGCTGAAGCGCGACGAGCTCGAACCCTATTTCCAGCCCATCGTCCGTCTCTCGGACGGTGTCGTGGTCGGGCACGAGGCGCTGATGCGCTGGAACCACCCGCGGCGCGGGGTGCTCCGGCCGGCCGACTTCATCGCCGTGGCCCAGGACAGCGGCATCATCGAGTCGCTGGACTGGCGCATCTTCAAGCGCGCCTTCACGGCCGCCGCGCGCACCGGCGGCGGCACCTACCTCTCCATCAACGTATCGCCCCGGCACCTGCTGCGCGAGGACTTCGCCACCCGCCTGCTGGACCTGCTCGAGCGCACCGGCCTGGATCCCGCCAGGTTGCTCATCGAGGTCACCGAGGACACCCTGCTCGACAACGCCGAGCGCGTGCGCGCAGGGTTGCGCACGCTGCTGGAACGCGGCGTGGGCGTGGCCCTGGACGACTTCGGCACCGGCTACTCGTCGCTCAGCTACCTCCACACCTTCCCGCTGCGGATGCTGAAGATCGACCGCACGTTCCTGGCCGCGCTCGACCGCCAGGACAACAGCGCGGCGATCATCACCGCCATGCTGGCGCTGGCCCGGGCGCTGGGGATGAAGGTGGTGGCCGAAGGGATCGAGAGCCCGAAGCAGCGGGCGGCCCTGGTCGCACTGGGCTGCGAGTTCGGCCAGGGCCACCTGTTCGGGCATCCCGAGGCCGCCCGCCCCGGATGCCCGCGCCGGCCTCAGCCGGCGTAA